In one window of Myxocyprinus asiaticus isolate MX2 ecotype Aquarium Trade chromosome 43, UBuf_Myxa_2, whole genome shotgun sequence DNA:
- the LOC127433477 gene encoding protein phosphatase PTC7 homolog isoform X1 codes for MLSVLSYGRIVARAVLGGLSQTDGRDYSLVTASCGFGKDFRKGILKKGMCYGDDACFIARHRSADVLGVADGVGGWRDYGVDPSQFSATLMKTCERLVKEGRFTPSNPVGILTSGYYELQQNKVPLLGSSTACIVILDRRSHRIHTCNLGDSGFLVVRGGEVVHRSDEQQHYFNTPFQLSIAPPGAEGVVLSDSPEAADSSSFDVQLGDIILTATDGLFDNMPDYMILQELKKLKNTNYDSVQQTARSIAEQAHELAYDPNYMSPFAQFACDNGLNVRGGKPDDITVLLSIVAEYTD; via the exons ATGTTATCGGTACTTTCCTATGGGAGAATCGTTGCCAGGGCTGTCCTGGGGGGACTCTCGCAAACCGACGGCAGAGACTACAGCCTGGTTACGGCGAGCTGCGGATTTGGAAAGGACTTTCGGAAGGGAATCCTGAAGAAAGGCATGTGTTACGGCGATGATGCCTGCTTTATTGCCCGGCACAGGTCCGCTGATGTCTTGG GTGTTGCGGATGGTGTGGGGGGCTGGAGGGACTACGGTGTGGACCCGTCCCAGTTCTCCGCCACTCTGATGAAGACGTGTGAACGGCTCGTAAAGGAAGGCCGCTTCACACCCAGCAACCCCGTGGGCATCCTCACCTCCGGCTACTATGaacttcagcagaacaaagtgCCACTGCTGG GGAGCAGCACAGCTTGTATAGTCATCCTGGACCGTAGGAGTCACAGGATACACACATGTAACCTGGGAGACTCTGGTTTCTTGGTGGTTCGGGGCGGAGAGGTGGTCCATAGGTCAGATGAGCAGCAACACTACTTCAATACCCCCTTCCAGCTGTCCATTGCACCGCCGGGGGCAGAGGGCGTCGTGTTGAGTGACAG TCCTGAGGCGGCGGACAGCTCCTCCTTTGATGTCCAGTTGGGGGACATTATTCTGACTGCAACAGATGGCCTCTTTGACAACATGCCTGACTACATGATCCTACAAGAGCTCAAGAAACTCAAG AACACCAACTATGACAGTGTCCAACAGACTGCCCGCAGCATCGCAGAGCAGGCTCATGAGTTGGCCTACGACCCCAATTACATGTCTCCTTTCGCCCAGTTTGCTTGTGACAATGGGCTGAATGTAAGAG GGGGGAAGCCTGATGACATCACAGTGCTGCTGTCCATTGTGGCAGAATACACAGACTGA
- the LOC127433477 gene encoding protein phosphatase PTC7 homolog isoform X2, whose amino-acid sequence MTQSSRSPFTLKHIYTTGVADGVGGWRDYGVDPSQFSATLMKTCERLVKEGRFTPSNPVGILTSGYYELQQNKVPLLGSSTACIVILDRRSHRIHTCNLGDSGFLVVRGGEVVHRSDEQQHYFNTPFQLSIAPPGAEGVVLSDSPEAADSSSFDVQLGDIILTATDGLFDNMPDYMILQELKKLKNTNYDSVQQTARSIAEQAHELAYDPNYMSPFAQFACDNGLNVRGGKPDDITVLLSIVAEYTD is encoded by the exons atgacacaatcgagtcggtctcccttcacccttaaacatATTTATACCACGG GTGTTGCGGATGGTGTGGGGGGCTGGAGGGACTACGGTGTGGACCCGTCCCAGTTCTCCGCCACTCTGATGAAGACGTGTGAACGGCTCGTAAAGGAAGGCCGCTTCACACCCAGCAACCCCGTGGGCATCCTCACCTCCGGCTACTATGaacttcagcagaacaaagtgCCACTGCTGG GGAGCAGCACAGCTTGTATAGTCATCCTGGACCGTAGGAGTCACAGGATACACACATGTAACCTGGGAGACTCTGGTTTCTTGGTGGTTCGGGGCGGAGAGGTGGTCCATAGGTCAGATGAGCAGCAACACTACTTCAATACCCCCTTCCAGCTGTCCATTGCACCGCCGGGGGCAGAGGGCGTCGTGTTGAGTGACAG TCCTGAGGCGGCGGACAGCTCCTCCTTTGATGTCCAGTTGGGGGACATTATTCTGACTGCAACAGATGGCCTCTTTGACAACATGCCTGACTACATGATCCTACAAGAGCTCAAGAAACTCAAG AACACCAACTATGACAGTGTCCAACAGACTGCCCGCAGCATCGCAGAGCAGGCTCATGAGTTGGCCTACGACCCCAATTACATGTCTCCTTTCGCCCAGTTTGCTTGTGACAATGGGCTGAATGTAAGAG GGGGGAAGCCTGATGACATCACAGTGCTGCTGTCCATTGTGGCAGAATACACAGACTGA